One genomic segment of Pseudomonas fortuita includes these proteins:
- a CDS encoding gallate dioxygenase produces MARIIGGLAVSHTPTIGFAVDHDKQEEAAWAPIFESFEPIRTWLQQRQPDVLFYIFNDHVTSFFFDHYSAFTLGVDEQYGVADEGGNPRDLPPVGGHAALSRHIGQSLMADEFDMSFFRDKPLDHGFFSPMSALLPCDESWPVQIVPLQVGVLQLPIPTARRCYKLGQALRRAIESYPEDLKVAIVATGGVSHQVHGERCGFNNPEWDAQFLDLLVNDPQRLTEMTLAEYATLGGMEGAEVITWLIMRGALSANVERKHQSYYLPSMTGIATLLLENRDQALPAPVNERHRQHMQHQLAGAQQLEGTYPYTLERSAKGYRLNKFLHRMIEPHWRQRFLSEPEALYSEAGLSEEESDLLRRRDWRGLIHYGVIFFVLEKLGAVLGVSNLDIYAAMRGQSIEDFMKTRNQQVRYSVAGKAPN; encoded by the coding sequence ATGGCTCGTATCATTGGTGGCCTGGCCGTCTCCCACACCCCAACCATCGGCTTCGCAGTCGACCACGACAAACAGGAAGAAGCCGCCTGGGCGCCGATCTTCGAAAGCTTCGAGCCGATTCGCACGTGGTTGCAGCAGCGCCAGCCGGACGTACTCTTCTACATCTTCAACGACCACGTCACCTCGTTCTTCTTTGATCATTACAGTGCCTTCACCCTGGGTGTAGACGAGCAATACGGCGTGGCCGATGAAGGGGGCAACCCACGGGACCTGCCGCCAGTAGGCGGCCATGCGGCGCTATCACGGCACATCGGCCAGAGCCTGATGGCCGATGAGTTCGACATGAGCTTTTTCCGCGACAAGCCGCTGGACCACGGCTTCTTCTCGCCCATGTCGGCGCTACTGCCCTGTGATGAAAGCTGGCCCGTACAGATCGTGCCGCTGCAGGTCGGCGTACTCCAACTGCCGATCCCCACGGCGCGGCGCTGCTACAAACTGGGCCAGGCGCTGCGCCGCGCCATCGAGAGCTACCCCGAGGACCTCAAGGTGGCGATCGTCGCCACCGGCGGGGTGTCGCACCAGGTGCATGGCGAGCGTTGCGGCTTCAACAACCCGGAGTGGGACGCGCAGTTCCTTGACCTGCTGGTAAATGACCCGCAGCGCCTTACCGAGATGACGCTGGCCGAGTACGCCACGCTCGGGGGCATGGAAGGCGCCGAGGTGATCACCTGGCTGATCATGCGCGGCGCGTTGTCTGCCAATGTTGAGCGCAAGCACCAAAGCTACTACCTGCCGTCGATGACCGGCATCGCCACCCTGCTGCTGGAAAACCGCGACCAGGCGCTGCCGGCGCCGGTCAACGAACGCCACCGCCAGCACATGCAGCATCAGCTGGCTGGGGCGCAGCAGCTTGAAGGCACCTATCCCTACACCCTGGAGCGCAGTGCCAAAGGCTACCGCCTGAACAAGTTCTTGCATCGCATGATCGAGCCGCACTGGCGCCAGCGCTTCCTCAGCGAGCCCGAAGCGCTGTACAGCGAGGCAGGCCTGAGCGAAGAAGAAAGCGACTTGCTGCGCCGCCGCGACTGGCGTGGGCTGATCCACTACGGGGTGATCTTCTTCGTGCTGGAGAAGCTGGGCGCCGTGCTGGGTGTGTCCAACCTGGATATTTACGCCGCCATGCGCGGGCAGAGCATCGAAGACTTCATGAAAACCCGTAACCAGCAGGTTCGCTACTCGGTGGCCGGCAAAGCGCCCAACTGA
- a CDS encoding LysR family transcriptional regulator, whose amino-acid sequence MIDVELPNLMQVRAFIRVAELGSVSRATQVLFRAQSVVTRAIAELEARFAVPLFERHANGMRLTDYGECLLPRAQRVLAELDGVPSLLGTAQGEPLYLFQARRLQVFVKLCETRHMQTVARHFGLSQPAVSAALKVLEGGCGQPLFVRTSRGLQPTVASRDILFPIRRALNELRLLDSDLSAMQGTLRGVVHVGALPLGRSRILPDAILRFTAQHPQVRVVTNESPFDLLATELRVGDVDFVLGALRPYDYASDLVGEPLINEDMVLLARRGHPLLHTHLTLQGVHQARWVLPRAGSPARQLLDNCFAAAGLAAPWPVVESADLAVIRGLLVRSDMLAAVSAHQLAYEIASGELQRLPLALPGTARAIGLIQRSGCLQSPAAVALMACIRQVITEQA is encoded by the coding sequence ATGATCGACGTCGAACTGCCCAACCTGATGCAAGTACGCGCGTTCATCCGGGTAGCCGAGCTGGGCAGCGTGTCGCGGGCGACGCAGGTGTTGTTCCGTGCTCAGTCCGTGGTCACCCGCGCCATTGCCGAGTTGGAGGCGCGCTTTGCCGTGCCCCTGTTCGAGCGCCATGCCAATGGCATGCGCCTGACCGACTACGGCGAGTGCCTGCTGCCGCGTGCACAGCGGGTGTTGGCTGAACTGGACGGCGTGCCGAGTTTGCTGGGCACCGCGCAGGGCGAGCCCCTCTACCTGTTTCAGGCGCGGCGCCTGCAGGTGTTCGTGAAACTGTGTGAAACACGGCACATGCAAACCGTGGCGCGGCACTTCGGCCTTAGCCAGCCGGCCGTCAGTGCTGCTTTGAAGGTGCTCGAAGGCGGGTGCGGGCAGCCCTTGTTCGTGCGTACGTCGCGCGGCCTGCAGCCCACTGTGGCCAGCCGGGACATTCTGTTCCCCATACGCCGGGCGCTGAACGAGTTGCGCCTGTTGGACAGTGACCTCAGCGCGATGCAAGGCACCCTGCGTGGGGTGGTGCACGTGGGCGCGTTACCATTGGGCCGCTCGCGCATTCTGCCGGATGCCATTTTACGCTTCACTGCCCAGCATCCCCAGGTTCGGGTGGTGACCAACGAAAGCCCGTTCGACCTGCTGGCAACCGAGCTGCGGGTAGGGGATGTGGATTTTGTGCTGGGCGCCTTGCGGCCTTACGACTATGCCAGCGACCTGGTAGGCGAGCCGCTCATCAACGAGGACATGGTCTTGCTCGCCCGTCGGGGGCACCCGCTGTTGCACACCCACCTGACGCTCCAGGGCGTGCACCAGGCGCGCTGGGTGTTGCCGCGGGCCGGCTCGCCTGCGCGCCAGCTGCTGGACAACTGCTTTGCCGCCGCCGGCCTGGCAGCGCCGTGGCCGGTGGTGGAAAGCGCTGATCTGGCGGTTATCCGTGGCCTGTTGGTGCGTTCGGACATGCTGGCGGCGGTGTCTGCGCACCAGCTGGCCTACGAGATTGCCAGCGGCGAACTGCAACGCCTGCCGCTGGCCCTGCCCGGTACCGCCCGCGCCATCGGCCTGATTCAGCGCAGCGGCTGCCTGCAATCGCCGGCGGCGGTTGCGCTAATGGCTTGTATCCGCCAGGTCATCACTGAGCAGGCGTAA